CGCCGTTATTCAGCCCCTGCTTATAGTTGCGACTGAGCAGCGAGGCCTTGCCGTTGTGCCAGGTCAGCGTCAATACGTACAGGGAGTCATAGTCATTGCCAGACCAGTCATCGGTGAGGGTGTGCTTTTCGCCGGACGCTTCGCTGGCGACTTTGTTGATCAGTTCCGGCAAGTAACCATGGGACCAGGCCGTGTAGATCGTCGCGTTGCGGTACTTGTCCTCGACCAGTTCTTCGGCCAGGGCGCTGGTGTCATTCGCTGAGAATTCGATGTTCACCGGCAGGCCAAGCTTGATCGCGCTGGGACTGATGGTAATCAGTGGGCGAATGTAGCTGTAGGAATTGTCCAGTTCACCTTCCTCGACATTGCGTGTCGGGTTGGCGGCAAACACGTAATTGGCCTTGCCAAACTTCTCCGGCAGGACAGTAGCCAGGTTCATGGCACGGTTCAGGCCCTGGCAATTGAGCTGGCCCAGGCCACCGGCCGGTTTTTCGCCGTGGCGCAGGAATACCAGGGTTTGCACGCCGTCCACGGGTTGGGCACGGCTTTCACGGGCGTCGAGAGCGGTGACGATGGCCGCGCTGACCAGCAGCAGCGGCAACATCATGTATGAATAACGTTTGAATCGTTGCACAAGGCGCAGAGGCTTGATCTTCATTATAGGTTCGAGTCTTCGTGCGTCGGGTTAAGGCGGACAGGCCCGGCCCCAGTGACGCGGCAAGCGTCCTGGGGTATTCCCTGTCGATATAGCAAGGTGCTTCCATTTACCCTTCGGGCGCTCTTAAGAGTGCAATCAGGCGCTTTGGTTCGCCCAGAGGGGATACTAGCGGGCAAATGTTGCGCAACGATGACCCATGCACGGTGGCGGGCAGATGACTATCATGAGGGCTTTCCGTCCAGGGGGTTCTCGATGAACGCACTCGCCGCTTTCCCGATCAACAGCAAATGGCCTGCCCAGCACCCGGATCGCCTGCAGTTGTATTCGTTGCCCACGCCCAACGGCGTCAAGGTGTCGATCATGCTCGAAGAACTGGGGCTGCCCTATGAAGCGCACAAGGTCAGTTTTGACACTCAGGACCAGATGTCCCCGGAGTTCATGTCCCTGAACCCCAACAACAAAATCCCTGCGATCATTGATCCTAACGGCCCGAGCGGGCAACCGCTGGCGCTGTTCGAGTCCGGCGCGATCCTGATCTACCTGGCGGAAAAGACCAGCCAGTTGCTTTCCGAAGACCCGGCCACCCGCTATGAAACCCTGCAGTGGCTGATGTTCCAGATGGCCGGGATCGGCCCGATGTTCGGCCAGGTGGGGTTCTTCAACAAGTTCGCCGGCAAGGCTTATGAAGACAAGCGCCCGCGTGACCGCTACGCCGCTGAAGCCCGGCGGTTGCTGGGCGTTCTGGAAAAACGCCTGCTGGGCCGCACCTGGATCATGGGCGATGACTACAGCATCGCCGACATCGCCACTTTCCCCTGGATTCGCAACCTGATCGGTTTCTACGAATCCGGCGACCTGGTGGGCATTGCCGATTTCCCTAACGTACTGCGCGCATTGGACGGCTTTGTCGCACGTCCGGCGGTCATCCGTGGCCTGAATATTCCGAGCTGAAGCATGCCGACTTTCGAGTTCCAACAACTGGATGTATTCAGCCGCGTACCGCTTAAAGGCAACCCGTTGGCCGTGGTGCTCAGCGCCGATAGCCTCACTGACCAACAGATGGCGGACTTTGCCAACTGGACCAATCTCAGCGAAACCACGTTTTTGCTCACACCCAGGGATCCACGGGCCGACTACCGCGTACGCATTTTCACCACCCTCACGGAGCTGCCGTTTGCCGGCCACCCGACGTTGGGCAGTTGCCACGCCTGGTTGCAGGCCGGTGGCGTACCCCGAGGCGAGGAGATTGTTCAGGAGTGCGAAATCGGTCTGGTGCGCATCCGCCGCCAAGGTGACGAACTGGCGTTTATCGCGCCGCCGTTGTTGCGTGCAGGGGCCGTGGAGGCGCCGTTGCTGGAACGCGTGCGTCTGGCATTGAAGCTGGCGCCCGAGGCGATTGTGCGCAGCCAGTGGGTCGACAATGGTGCCGGGTGGCTGGCAGTGATGCTGGCTGATCGTGACGCGGTGCTCGCGTTGCAACCGGACTATGCGCAACTGCAGGGCCTGGCCGTGGGGGTGATCGCCCCCTGTGATCCGTTGCGTGACGCGGTAGACGCACAATTTGAAGTGCGCGCCTTTATCGCTGGCGAAGGCGCCCCTGAAGACCCGGCCACCGGCAGTTTGAACGCAGGTGTTGCCCAATGGCTGCTTGCCGAGGGCTTGGCGCCCAGCCGTTATGTGGTCAGCCAGGGCACGGCGATGGGGCGAGCAGGGCGTATTCACATCGAGCGCCAAGGCGATGAGGTGTGGGTCGGCGGCGTCGTAGCGCTGTGTATCCAAGGGCAGCTACAGCTCTAGATCAATAAATTGTTACGCGCCTGGCAATACACTATTGGCCCCTTGGCATTTGTGTTGCCGGGACTTGGGGGCATAAGCTTTGGCCCCAAAGATTTCAGCCATTTTTCAGGAAAGCCATGACCAGTCAGTTCCCCCAAGCCCGCCCACG
This genomic stretch from Pseudomonas synxantha BG33R harbors:
- a CDS encoding glutathione S-transferase N-terminal domain-containing protein, which encodes MNALAAFPINSKWPAQHPDRLQLYSLPTPNGVKVSIMLEELGLPYEAHKVSFDTQDQMSPEFMSLNPNNKIPAIIDPNGPSGQPLALFESGAILIYLAEKTSQLLSEDPATRYETLQWLMFQMAGIGPMFGQVGFFNKFAGKAYEDKRPRDRYAAEARRLLGVLEKRLLGRTWIMGDDYSIADIATFPWIRNLIGFYESGDLVGIADFPNVLRALDGFVARPAVIRGLNIPS
- a CDS encoding PhzF family phenazine biosynthesis protein, with amino-acid sequence MPTFEFQQLDVFSRVPLKGNPLAVVLSADSLTDQQMADFANWTNLSETTFLLTPRDPRADYRVRIFTTLTELPFAGHPTLGSCHAWLQAGGVPRGEEIVQECEIGLVRIRRQGDELAFIAPPLLRAGAVEAPLLERVRLALKLAPEAIVRSQWVDNGAGWLAVMLADRDAVLALQPDYAQLQGLAVGVIAPCDPLRDAVDAQFEVRAFIAGEGAPEDPATGSLNAGVAQWLLAEGLAPSRYVVSQGTAMGRAGRIHIERQGDEVWVGGVVALCIQGQLQL